ACACATAAGCTTTACTGCAAACAATCATTGATGTGGGTGTTTAACAACCAGTTAATTAATTGAGTCAATTGAATGAATTATAGCAATCGTTTACACTTCTTGATGTGTTGTTGTTTAGTTAATAATTGAGACTCGTACATTTAAATATAGCTACAAATGTTTAAGCTTTTGCTTTGCAtgtttattaagtaattaatagaATCAGTCAGCCTAAGACCAAAGCATCAGGCATCCCAAGGTAAAATGTGTGCAAGGTGaaatcttatttattacctCATTCTGTCAGGTTTATTACTGAAAAAATTATGAtgagtaacaaaatattaatttttcaattgatattttaaacttacctATGTATACTAATACACCAAGATCACCATTACGGTTTGTGCGCCTCAATACAATTCCAGCAATGCACAAAGATATACCAGTAAGTATACCCACTACAAATATCACCTGAAATTAggaacattattatattaacatgtCTTTATGACAGTATGAGCAAGTTTAATAGCAAAGTTCTTGTTGGTACTATCTTAGATATAGCAATATAgtaaaagtgtttaaaaatataccatttaAGACACCTAATGTTGGGATAACAAAGTTCATTTACATCTGATTCATTCCAAAGTTGACTATCagacatattatttaaattccataaaatacttgtaaattCCATAAAATACTTGGGATATATGATATTActttcaacatttaaaattaataagttaatattcacctgtaaaatgtaataacaaacatattcaAATCCTGGACAATGTCCTCCACAAGCTCCAATAATAGGGACTTCAGGGCTAACTGAAGGGATTGGTGGCACAGGAGAACGGCTCACAACCTGACTGTGTGGCTCTACATCACATATTGGAAGGGAGAATGCTGATGCACATTGTGGAAATGAGTATGCATCTGTTACAGAACTATGTGTCAAGATTTTGTCTCCTTTCTTGTAATTACGCCAGGTCCCAGCTCCATACGGCGACTGATAAACGGGTGATGGCGGCCCATAGTCTCTCAGCGttccattattataataatgtggCATCTGAAATTTTTTCATAGAGGTAAactttgtgaataaaatatataacttctAATAATAAACTAAGAGAGTACTTGAGAGATATACATACATGGTACGCATTGTCAGACGTGGAGCTGTCAGTGCCTGCTACTTGATAAACCGGAGTGTTAATATCGTCCGCCCACGGGTACTTCGCCCTTTGTTGAGCAGCAGATGTAAACTGTTGCTCACTTCGAGGTACCACCGTGGTTTGGTAAGGATGGACAGTTCGGGGCGATAATTGTTGTTTAAACAtcttattacttaatattatctaaaaatagattacactttaatacaaaaaaatataaaaaataaacagaaacatAATGCAACGTGGGATTTATCATTCTAAAAGACTTAAACTGACTCTTACCTCatcttgtttaaaaaaacagccttaatt
Above is a genomic segment from Anticarsia gemmatalis isolate Benzon Research Colony breed Stoneville strain chromosome 8, ilAntGemm2 primary, whole genome shotgun sequence containing:
- the LOC142974532 gene encoding uncharacterized protein LOC142974532 isoform X3; translation: MFKQQLSPRTVHPYQTTVVPRSEQQFTSAAQQRAKYPWADDINTPVYQVAGTDSSTSDNAYHMPHYYNNGTLRDYGPPSPVYQSPYGAGTWRNYKKGDKILTHSSVTDAYSFPQCASAFSLPICDVEPHSQVVSRSPVPPIPSVSPEVPIIGACGGHCPGFEYVCYYILQVIFVVGILTGISLCIAGIVLRRTNRNGDLGVLVYIGCLSSCVCGVLLGVQCCVRREIRQRKLRANMHIPMQNIQPAPACPLLTSTLPHSQVYRPTVNICADEEVTGVPWWRRTNRD
- the LOC142974532 gene encoding uncharacterized protein LOC142974532 isoform X2, producing MFKQQLSPRTVHPYQTTVVPRSEQQFTSAAQQRAKYPWADDINTPVYQVAGTDSSTSDNAYHMPHYYNNGTLRDYGPPSPVYQSPYGAGTWRNYKKGDKILTHSSVTDAYSFPQCASAFSLPICDVEPHSQVVSRSPVPPIPSVSPEVPIIGACGGHCPGFEYVCYYILQVIFVVGILTGISLCIAGIVLRRTNRNGDLGVLVYIGCLSSCVCGVLLGVQCCVRREIRQRKLRANMHIPMQNIQQPAPACPLLTSTLPHSQVYRPTVNICADEEVTGVPWWRRTNRD
- the LOC142974532 gene encoding uncharacterized protein LOC142974532 isoform X1 is translated as MFKQQLSPRTVHPYQTTVVPRSEQQFTSAAQQRAKYPWADDINTPVYQVAGTDSSTSDNAYHMPHYYNNGTLRDYGPPSPVYQSPYGAGTWRNYKKGDKILTHSSVTDAYSFPQCASAFSLPICDVEPHSQVVSRSPVPPIPSVSPEVPIIGACGGHCPGFEYVCYYILQVIFVVGILTGISLCIAGIVLRRTNRNGDLGVLVYIGCLSSCVCGVLLGVQCCVRREIRQRKLRANMHIPMQNIQEQPAPACPLLTSTLPHSQVYRPTVNICADEEVTGVPWWRRTNRD